Proteins encoded together in one Thermomonospora curvata DSM 43183 window:
- a CDS encoding PP2C family protein-serine/threonine phosphatase → MSTTSDHTTSAVPGIDGRLRLLLIEDDPGDAFLVEELLAESGLDVEILHARTLEEARRRMTGRIHCVLADMTLPDAGGLDLLREVLKLTGRAAVVVLTGLADAHLGVRAVALGAEDYLVKGEVDGPLLARAIRYAIERKRAEESERRLVEARIVSRENARLERGLLPVPLIDDDSLVHHARYRPGRRRALLGGDFYDTVQTADGSVHLMIGDVCGHGPDEAALGVCLRMAWRTLVLAGHTGGELLSILNTVLVHERRSDELFTTVCMVTVAPSRRSARLHLAGHPAPLLLNEAGVNAAPEEPAGPALGLPVDLVDGTLWPGIDIELGASWGLMLYTDGLIEGRIGQGSARLGTDGLVGLARTAVQEGASGDALIDTLVSRVEALNGEALADDVAVLLLATRERT, encoded by the coding sequence GTGAGCACGACCAGCGATCACACGACCTCGGCAGTGCCGGGGATCGACGGCAGGCTCCGCCTGCTGCTCATCGAGGACGACCCGGGCGATGCGTTCCTGGTGGAGGAGTTGCTCGCCGAGTCCGGCCTGGATGTGGAGATCCTGCACGCCCGCACGCTGGAGGAGGCCCGCCGCCGGATGACGGGCCGGATCCACTGCGTGCTGGCCGACATGACGCTGCCCGACGCCGGCGGGCTGGACCTGCTGCGCGAGGTGCTGAAGCTGACCGGCCGGGCGGCGGTGGTGGTGCTGACCGGGCTGGCCGACGCCCACCTGGGAGTGCGAGCGGTCGCCCTGGGCGCCGAGGACTACCTGGTCAAAGGGGAGGTGGACGGGCCGCTGCTGGCCCGCGCCATCCGGTATGCCATCGAGCGCAAGCGGGCCGAGGAGAGCGAGCGGCGCCTGGTGGAGGCCCGCATCGTCAGCCGGGAGAACGCCCGCCTGGAGCGGGGGCTGCTGCCGGTCCCGCTGATCGACGACGACTCGCTGGTGCACCACGCCCGCTACCGGCCCGGCCGGCGGCGGGCGCTGCTGGGCGGCGACTTCTACGACACGGTGCAGACCGCCGACGGGTCGGTGCACCTGATGATCGGGGACGTGTGCGGGCACGGCCCCGACGAGGCGGCGCTGGGGGTGTGCCTGCGCATGGCCTGGCGCACGTTGGTGCTGGCCGGGCACACCGGCGGGGAGCTGCTGTCGATCCTCAACACCGTGCTGGTGCACGAGCGGCGCAGCGACGAGCTGTTCACCACGGTGTGCATGGTGACCGTCGCCCCTTCGCGGCGCAGTGCCCGGCTGCACCTGGCCGGTCACCCGGCGCCGCTGCTGCTGAACGAGGCCGGGGTGAACGCGGCGCCCGAAGAGCCGGCCGGGCCCGCGCTGGGGCTGCCGGTCGACCTGGTGGACGGCACCCTGTGGCCCGGCATCGACATCGAGCTGGGCGCCTCCTGGGGCCTGATGCTCTACACCGACGGGCTGATCGAGGGCCGGATCGGGCAGGGCTCGGCCCGGCTGGGCACCGACGGCCTGGTCGGCCTGGCACGCACCGCCGTGCAGGAGGGCGCCTCCGGCGACGCACTGATCGACACGCTGGTGTCGCGGGTCGAGGCGCTCAACGGCGAGGCGCTGGCCGATGACGTGGCGGTGCTGCTGCTGGCCACCCGGGAGCGCACGTGA
- a CDS encoding ABC transporter transmembrane domain-containing protein, whose amino-acid sequence MRTALPAPDPGIPDHRSPGRYLWWLARLQAGPLLRGIGWGVTWMACMALAPAAMGRAIDEGVRGKDAGALLLWSGVLLGLGALQAVSTARRHRLATLVRLAAAYRTVQAVTRQATRLGATLSRRSGAGEVVSVGIYDISHIGDVMDGVIRGTGAVAAIVAVLVLLAAASPPSALVTLAGIPVVLAAGALLLRPHHRHSERLRELVGDLNTRATDIVAGLRVLRGIGGEELFAERYRAQSQRVRRAGTRLARSEALLAGAEALLPGLLVAAVVWLGARTAPAGSITPGELVTCYGYVIFLTLPMATLGEVADKITRGRVAAARVARFLALEPELPGCGTVTPPPPLPGTPADPGSGFVARAGRLTALAAADPADARAIADRLGRYTDSEATYNGVPLREVAGLRERIIVAVNEDVLLSGRLADVLACGRPGASVREAVHAAAAEDIVMAVGLDARVGEAGREFSGGQRQRLLLARALAADPEVLVLVEPTSAVDAHTEARIAERLRRARAGRTTVVCTTSPLILDRADHVVFVADGRVVAEGPHRVLLAAEPRYAAAVARGSALEASDGPARIGEQEGEGR is encoded by the coding sequence GTGCGAACCGCGCTGCCGGCACCCGACCCGGGTATTCCCGACCACCGCTCACCGGGACGGTACCTGTGGTGGCTGGCGCGGTTGCAGGCCGGGCCGCTGCTGCGCGGCATCGGATGGGGCGTCACCTGGATGGCCTGCATGGCCCTGGCCCCCGCCGCGATGGGCCGGGCGATCGACGAGGGCGTGCGGGGCAAGGACGCCGGTGCCCTGCTGCTGTGGTCGGGCGTGCTGCTTGGACTGGGCGCGCTGCAGGCGGTGAGCACTGCACGGCGGCACCGGCTGGCGACGCTCGTCCGGCTGGCCGCCGCTTACCGCACTGTCCAGGCGGTCACCCGGCAGGCCACCCGGCTGGGCGCCACGCTGTCGCGGCGGAGCGGGGCGGGCGAGGTCGTCAGTGTCGGGATCTATGACATCTCCCACATCGGCGATGTCATGGACGGTGTGATCCGCGGCACCGGTGCGGTGGCGGCCATCGTGGCGGTGCTGGTGCTGCTGGCGGCCGCATCCCCGCCGTCGGCCCTGGTCACGCTGGCCGGCATACCGGTGGTGCTGGCGGCCGGCGCCCTGCTGCTGCGTCCCCACCACCGCCACAGTGAGCGGCTGCGGGAGTTGGTCGGCGACCTCAACACCCGCGCCACCGACATCGTGGCGGGACTGCGGGTCCTGCGCGGCATCGGCGGTGAGGAGCTGTTCGCCGAGCGCTACCGGGCCCAGTCCCAGCGGGTCCGGCGCGCCGGGACGCGCCTGGCGCGCTCGGAGGCGCTGCTGGCCGGTGCCGAGGCGCTGCTGCCGGGACTGCTGGTCGCGGCCGTGGTCTGGCTGGGGGCCCGGACGGCGCCGGCGGGCTCGATCACCCCCGGCGAGCTGGTCACCTGCTATGGGTATGTGATTTTTCTGACCCTGCCGATGGCCACGCTCGGCGAAGTCGCCGACAAGATCACACGGGGGCGGGTGGCGGCCGCCCGGGTGGCGCGCTTCCTCGCGCTGGAACCGGAACTGCCCGGCTGCGGCACCGTCACTCCGCCCCCGCCGCTTCCGGGGACGCCGGCCGATCCGGGCAGCGGGTTCGTCGCCCGGGCCGGACGGCTGACCGCGCTGGCCGCCGCCGACCCGGCCGATGCCCGCGCCATCGCCGACCGCCTGGGCCGCTACACCGACAGCGAGGCCACCTACAACGGGGTGCCGCTGCGGGAAGTGGCCGGCCTGCGCGAGCGGATCATCGTCGCCGTCAACGAGGACGTCCTGCTGTCGGGCCGCCTGGCGGACGTGCTGGCCTGCGGGCGGCCCGGCGCGTCCGTCCGCGAGGCCGTCCACGCGGCCGCCGCCGAGGACATCGTCATGGCGGTGGGCCTGGACGCCCGCGTGGGGGAGGCCGGCCGGGAGTTCTCCGGCGGCCAGCGGCAGCGGCTGCTGCTGGCCCGGGCGCTGGCCGCCGACCCCGAGGTGCTGGTGCTGGTGGAGCCGACCAGCGCGGTGGACGCGCACACCGAGGCCCGCATCGCCGAGCGGCTGCGCCGGGCCCGGGCGGGCCGCACCACGGTGGTGTGCACCACCAGCCCGCTCATCCTCGACCGCGCCGACCATGTGGTCTTCGTCGCAGACGGCAGGGTCGTCGCAGAAGGACCCCACCGCGTGCTGCTGGCCGCCGAGCCGCGCTATGCCGCCGCCGTGGCCAGGGGGAGCGCCTTGGAGGCCTCTGATGGCCCTGCGCGGATCGGCGAGCAGGAAGGCGAAGGGCGATGA
- a CDS encoding ABC transporter ATP-binding protein, producing the protein MSAETLPVATAGQVRAYAWRLVLRHPRALARVLVLHALAAVAGLVGPWLLGDLVQGIADGHADVDGVALAIAGFVIAQGVLMYHAHYAAARLGERVLAELREEFVGRALRLPLSTVERAGTGDLVSRASRDVGGLSDVVRFALPETMTSLVLVVFTVGALVLVGPLLMLPCLLGVPLIWAVTRWYLPRARTAYVRENQAWAHLAGGLAETVAAARTVEALGLQRQRHRRVDADIAASWERERRTLRLRLVYYPVIELSFTVQTAAALLIGGLYHLHGWASPAQVTAAVLYVRQLADPVDQILSRLDSLQLGGASLARLLGVAHVPPDRIPTAGRPPLDGEPSLAACDVRYAYRADRDVLHGVDLVLRPGERLAVVGPSGAGKSTLGLLLAGVHTPRTGTVTVGTDGLRVPLVELPLEELRGQVALVTQEHHVFYGTVRDNLLLARPDATDEQARAALEAVEWDGPGLDAVVGSGGRALSPAQVQQLALARLVLADPHTLVLDEATSLLHPRAARRLERSLAAVLEGRTVVAIAHRLHTAHDADRVAVMEDGRISELGSHQELIKAGGRYAALWRSWHGT; encoded by the coding sequence ATGAGCGCCGAGACCCTGCCGGTGGCCACGGCCGGCCAGGTGCGGGCGTACGCGTGGCGGCTGGTGCTACGGCACCCGCGGGCGCTGGCCCGGGTGCTGGTGCTGCACGCGCTGGCCGCGGTGGCCGGGCTGGTGGGGCCCTGGCTGCTGGGCGACCTGGTGCAAGGCATCGCCGACGGACACGCCGACGTCGACGGCGTCGCCCTGGCCATCGCCGGATTCGTGATCGCTCAGGGCGTGCTGATGTACCACGCCCACTACGCCGCCGCCCGGCTGGGCGAACGGGTCCTGGCCGAGCTGCGGGAGGAGTTCGTCGGCCGGGCCTTGCGGCTGCCGCTGTCGACGGTGGAACGCGCCGGCACCGGCGACCTGGTCAGCCGCGCCTCCCGGGATGTGGGCGGCCTGTCGGACGTGGTGCGCTTCGCCCTGCCGGAGACGATGACCTCACTGGTCCTCGTGGTGTTCACGGTCGGCGCGCTGGTCCTGGTGGGGCCGCTGCTGATGCTGCCGTGCCTGCTGGGCGTCCCGCTGATCTGGGCGGTCACCCGCTGGTACCTGCCGCGCGCCCGCACCGCCTACGTGCGGGAGAACCAGGCGTGGGCGCACCTTGCCGGTGGTCTGGCCGAGACCGTCGCCGCCGCCCGCACCGTCGAGGCGCTGGGCCTGCAACGGCAGCGGCACCGGCGTGTCGACGCCGACATCGCCGCTAGCTGGGAACGCGAGCGCCGCACCCTCCGGCTGCGCCTGGTGTACTACCCGGTGATCGAGCTGAGCTTCACCGTGCAGACCGCCGCCGCCTTGCTGATCGGCGGGCTCTACCACCTCCACGGCTGGGCGTCGCCGGCCCAGGTGACCGCCGCCGTCCTGTACGTCCGGCAGCTCGCCGACCCGGTGGACCAGATCCTCAGCCGGCTGGACAGCCTCCAGCTCGGCGGCGCCTCCCTGGCCCGGCTGCTGGGCGTGGCGCACGTCCCGCCCGACCGGATCCCCACCGCCGGGCGTCCCCCGCTGGACGGCGAGCCCTCCCTGGCCGCCTGTGACGTCCGCTACGCCTACCGCGCGGACCGGGACGTGCTGCACGGGGTGGACCTGGTGCTGCGCCCGGGAGAGCGGCTGGCGGTGGTCGGGCCGAGCGGGGCGGGCAAGTCCACTCTGGGGCTGCTGCTGGCCGGCGTTCACACCCCTCGCACCGGCACGGTGACGGTCGGTACGGACGGCCTCCGGGTGCCGTTGGTGGAGCTGCCGTTGGAGGAGCTGCGCGGCCAGGTCGCCCTGGTCACCCAGGAGCACCACGTCTTCTACGGCACGGTGCGCGACAACCTGCTGCTGGCCCGTCCCGACGCCACCGACGAGCAGGCGCGTGCCGCGCTGGAGGCGGTCGAATGGGACGGCCCCGGCCTGGACGCCGTGGTGGGCTCCGGCGGGCGGGCGCTGTCCCCGGCGCAGGTCCAGCAGCTCGCGCTGGCCCGGCTGGTGCTGGCCGACCCGCACACCCTGGTGCTGGACGAGGCCACCTCGCTGCTGCACCCGCGGGCGGCCCGCAGGCTGGAGCGGTCACTGGCGGCGGTGCTGGAGGGCCGCACGGTGGTGGCCATCGCGCACCGCCTGCACACCGCCCACGACGCCGACCGGGTGGCGGTGATGGAGGACGGCCGCATCAGCGAACTCGGCTCCCACCAAGAGCTGATCAAGGCCGGCGGCCGGTATGCCGCCCTGTGGCGCTCCTGGCACGGCACCTGA
- a CDS encoding S9 family peptidase yields MTTSYPRQSARTRRFTLGVPRDFRIAPDGSRLAFLRTKSGTDPVTCLWTLELGGGEERLVADPAALASSGQEDLPPEERARRERVREQAGGIVGYATDREVRRAAFTLDGRLMVADLREAAVRTLETATPVFDPRPDPTGRRVAYVSGRTLRVVEMDGTGDRALVRPESEQVSYGLAEFIAAEEMGRTRGHWWAPDGESLLVARVDETPVTRWHIADPANPQRPATEIAYPAAGTPNAYVSLYVIGVDGGRTPVVWDRAEFPYLVTAGWDRHGPLIVVQSRDQRVMRVLQVSPADGATSVLHVSHDPVWLEIVRGLPARTSGGALVWTVEDADTDTRRLTVDGVPVTPPGLQVRSVLGVDGDAVLFTASEEPTEVHVWSYAPGELTRLSEGQGVFGGARAGKVTVLTASRLDRDGVEVRVITPGGEHQIASRAETPVITPSVRLLHAGERRIRTAVVLPTGWKAADGRLPVLMDPYGGPHAQRVLAVRRAYNEAQWLADQGFAVVIADGRGTPGRGPAWERAVHGDFAGPVLEDQITALQEAARNFPDALDLSRVGIRGWSFGGWLAALAVLRRPDVFHAAVAGAPVTDWRLYDTHYTERYLGHPDEEPDNYRRNSLIEDAAKLERPLLLIHGLADDNVVAAHTLRLSSALLAAGRPHSVLPLSGVTHMTPQEVVAENLLKLQVEFLKTHLG; encoded by the coding sequence ATGACCACGAGCTACCCGCGGCAAAGCGCCCGCACCCGCCGGTTCACCCTGGGAGTTCCCCGCGATTTCCGCATCGCCCCGGACGGCTCCCGCCTGGCGTTCCTGCGCACCAAGTCGGGCACCGACCCGGTCACCTGCCTGTGGACGCTGGAGTTGGGCGGCGGTGAGGAACGCCTGGTGGCCGACCCGGCGGCGCTGGCCTCTTCCGGCCAGGAGGATCTTCCTCCCGAGGAGCGGGCCCGCCGCGAGCGCGTCCGCGAGCAGGCCGGCGGGATCGTCGGGTACGCCACCGACCGCGAGGTGCGCAGGGCGGCGTTCACGCTGGACGGCCGGTTGATGGTGGCCGATCTGCGGGAGGCCGCGGTGCGGACGCTGGAGACGGCCACGCCGGTGTTCGACCCGCGCCCGGACCCGACCGGGCGCCGGGTGGCGTATGTGTCCGGGCGGACGCTGCGCGTGGTGGAGATGGACGGCACCGGCGACCGGGCGCTGGTGCGCCCGGAAAGCGAGCAGGTCTCCTACGGGCTGGCCGAGTTCATCGCCGCCGAGGAGATGGGCCGCACCCGCGGCCACTGGTGGGCGCCGGACGGGGAGTCGCTGCTGGTGGCGCGGGTGGATGAGACCCCGGTGACGCGCTGGCACATCGCCGACCCCGCCAACCCGCAGCGCCCGGCCACCGAGATCGCCTACCCGGCGGCGGGCACCCCCAACGCCTATGTGTCGCTGTATGTGATCGGCGTGGACGGCGGCCGCACGCCCGTGGTGTGGGACCGCGCCGAGTTCCCCTACCTGGTCACCGCCGGCTGGGACCGGCACGGGCCGCTGATCGTCGTCCAGTCCCGCGACCAGCGGGTCATGCGGGTGCTTCAGGTCTCCCCCGCCGACGGCGCCACCTCGGTATTGCACGTGTCCCACGACCCGGTGTGGCTGGAGATCGTCCGCGGCCTGCCGGCCCGCACCAGTGGCGGCGCCCTGGTGTGGACGGTGGAGGATGCCGACACCGACACCCGGCGGCTGACCGTGGACGGCGTCCCGGTCACCCCGCCGGGCCTGCAGGTGCGGTCGGTGCTGGGGGTGGACGGCGATGCGGTGCTGTTCACCGCCTCCGAGGAGCCGACCGAGGTGCACGTGTGGTCGTATGCGCCGGGTGAGCTGACCCGGCTCAGCGAAGGGCAGGGGGTGTTCGGCGGCGCCCGGGCGGGGAAGGTGACCGTGCTGACCGCCTCCCGGCTGGACCGGGACGGGGTGGAGGTGCGCGTGATCACCCCGGGCGGCGAGCACCAGATCGCCTCCCGGGCGGAGACCCCGGTGATCACGCCGTCGGTGCGCCTGCTGCACGCCGGCGAACGGCGGATCCGCACCGCGGTGGTGCTGCCCACCGGCTGGAAGGCCGCCGACGGCAGGCTGCCGGTGCTGATGGACCCCTACGGCGGCCCGCACGCCCAGCGGGTGCTGGCGGTGCGGCGCGCCTACAACGAGGCCCAGTGGCTGGCCGACCAGGGGTTCGCGGTGGTCATCGCCGACGGCCGGGGCACTCCGGGCCGCGGCCCGGCCTGGGAGCGCGCGGTGCACGGCGACTTCGCCGGGCCGGTGCTGGAAGACCAGATCACCGCCCTGCAGGAGGCCGCCCGCAACTTCCCGGACGCCCTCGACCTGAGCCGGGTGGGCATCCGCGGCTGGTCGTTCGGCGGCTGGCTGGCGGCGCTGGCGGTGCTGCGCCGCCCGGACGTCTTCCACGCGGCGGTCGCCGGCGCCCCGGTGACCGACTGGCGGCTGTACGACACCCACTACACCGAGCGTTACCTGGGCCACCCCGATGAGGAGCCGGACAACTACCGGCGCAACAGCCTGATCGAGGACGCCGCCAAGCTGGAGCGTCCGCTGCTGCTCATCCACGGCCTGGCCGACGACAACGTGGTGGCCGCCCACACGCTGCGCCTGTCGTCGGCGCTGCTGGCGGCCGGCCGGCCGCACAGCGTGCTGCCGCTGTCGGGGGTGACCCACATGACCCCGCAGGAGGTCGTCGCCGAGAACCTGCTGAAGCTGCAGGTGGAGTTCCTCAAGACCCACCTGGGCTGA
- a CDS encoding serine/threonine-protein kinase: MPELQSSDPRRLGSYQILERLGEGGQGVVYLGQDAEGNKVAIKLLRGDLTEDASARSRFVREAQAAKQVARFCTAQVLEIDLEGDRPYIVSEFVPGPSLQKLVTEQGPRTGAALDRLAIGTMTALVAIHQAGIVHRDFKPHNVLMAPDGPRVIDFGIARALDAGSTNSTKAIGTPAYMAPEQVMGAQLTEAVDIFSWASTMVFAATGRPPFGQDSIHAVINRLLNEPPNLEGVPDDLRELLRECLAKDPKARPTSQALMMRLIGGGGGGAAQLPLPGPADGATVLDGSAAGEATRVAEAQTAAMNPLPPGGEIPTTVLAEGQQMAARSTDPGRTRVAGPMGIPPAGPSGPPPHGPVSGTLPGVPGYPPPPGRRGVPPGEDRSKSPLLLAVAAVAGVLVLIGALAYAASRGDDPADPNPSPTAEQTVDDDAGEERPQDDSQQTEPPQETYQPQPRPRRTERQQPPPPSEPSQPPATQPPPTQPPGGDGGDGGPGGGDEGPGGDGGPGGDGGPDGGGGDGGGDSGGGGGPGGGPGGGGPGGGGGPGMGTGQQIIPAP, from the coding sequence ATGCCGGAGCTGCAGTCGAGTGATCCGCGGCGCCTGGGTTCCTACCAGATTCTGGAACGTCTCGGCGAGGGCGGCCAGGGTGTCGTCTACTTGGGGCAGGACGCCGAAGGCAACAAGGTCGCCATCAAGCTGCTGCGCGGCGACCTGACCGAGGACGCCTCGGCCCGCAGCCGGTTCGTGCGCGAGGCGCAGGCCGCCAAGCAGGTCGCCCGGTTCTGCACCGCGCAGGTGCTGGAGATCGACCTGGAGGGCGACCGGCCCTACATCGTCAGCGAGTTCGTGCCCGGCCCCTCCCTGCAGAAGCTGGTCACCGAGCAGGGGCCGCGCACCGGGGCGGCGCTGGACCGGCTGGCCATCGGCACCATGACCGCGCTGGTGGCCATCCACCAGGCCGGCATCGTGCACCGCGACTTCAAGCCGCACAACGTGCTGATGGCCCCCGACGGCCCCCGCGTGATCGACTTCGGCATCGCCCGGGCCCTGGACGCCGGCTCCACCAACAGCACCAAGGCCATCGGCACCCCCGCCTACATGGCGCCCGAGCAGGTGATGGGCGCCCAGCTGACCGAGGCGGTGGACATCTTCTCCTGGGCCTCGACGATGGTGTTCGCCGCCACCGGGCGGCCCCCGTTCGGCCAGGACAGCATCCACGCCGTCATCAACCGGCTGCTGAACGAGCCCCCGAACCTGGAGGGGGTGCCCGACGACCTGCGCGAGCTGCTCCGCGAGTGCCTGGCCAAGGACCCCAAGGCCCGTCCCACCTCCCAGGCGCTGATGATGCGGCTGATCGGCGGCGGTGGCGGCGGCGCCGCCCAGCTGCCGCTGCCGGGGCCGGCCGACGGCGCGACCGTGCTGGACGGCTCGGCGGCCGGCGAGGCCACCCGCGTCGCCGAGGCGCAGACGGCGGCGATGAACCCGCTGCCGCCCGGCGGTGAGATCCCCACCACGGTGCTGGCGGAGGGCCAGCAGATGGCGGCCAGGTCCACCGACCCCGGGCGGACCCGGGTGGCCGGCCCGATGGGCATCCCCCCGGCGGGCCCCTCCGGCCCCCCGCCCCACGGCCCGGTGAGCGGCACGCTGCCGGGCGTGCCCGGTTACCCGCCCCCGCCGGGACGGCGCGGGGTGCCGCCGGGTGAGGACCGCTCCAAGAGCCCGCTGCTGCTGGCGGTGGCGGCGGTGGCCGGGGTGCTGGTACTCATCGGCGCGCTGGCGTACGCGGCGAGCCGGGGGGACGACCCGGCCGACCCGAACCCCTCTCCCACGGCCGAGCAGACCGTCGACGACGACGCCGGCGAGGAGCGGCCGCAGGACGACTCGCAGCAGACCGAGCCGCCGCAGGAGACCTACCAGCCCCAGCCGCGTCCCCGGCGCACCGAGCGGCAGCAGCCCCCGCCCCCCTCCGAGCCGTCCCAGCCGCCGGCCACCCAGCCCCCGCCCACCCAGCCGCCCGGCGGCGACGGCGGTGACGGCGGTCCCGGCGGCGGTGATGAGGGCCCCGGCGGTGACGGCGGTCCCGGTGGCGACGGCGGCCCCGACGGCGGTGGCGGCGACGGCGGCGGTGACTCCGGCGGCGGTGGCGGCCCCGGCGGCGGCCCCGGGGGCGGAGGTCCCGGCGGGGGCGGCGGCCCCGGTATGGGCACCGGCCAGCAGATCATTCCGGCGCCCTGA
- the mshB gene encoding N-acetyl-1-D-myo-inositol-2-amino-2-deoxy-alpha-D-glucopyranoside deacetylase: MSDTDRRILFVHAHPDDESISTGATMAKYAAEGAHVCLVTCTLGEEGEIIPEELRHLASDKEDRLGEFRIGELKEACAALGVTDHRFLGGAGRWRDSGMMGAPSNDHPRCFWRADVEEAARLLAEIIREVRPQVIVTYDEHGHYGHPDHIQAHRVTVRARELAADPAHGEGEPWSAAKLYATATPRTVLARSIALMRDSRHPFERVSSIDQLGYGVPDDQVTTVVDARAHLPAKLAALRAHRTQVVVASEGPFFALSNNIGQQAFGAEYYTLLDGPRGPAVADGRESGLFSGLPGLE, encoded by the coding sequence ATGAGTGACACGGACCGGCGGATCCTGTTCGTCCACGCCCATCCGGATGACGAATCGATCAGCACCGGCGCGACCATGGCGAAGTACGCCGCCGAGGGCGCCCATGTCTGCCTGGTGACCTGCACGCTGGGCGAAGAAGGCGAGATCATCCCCGAGGAGCTGCGTCACCTCGCCTCCGACAAGGAGGACCGGCTCGGCGAGTTCCGGATCGGCGAACTGAAGGAGGCCTGCGCGGCGCTCGGCGTCACCGACCACCGCTTCCTGGGCGGCGCCGGCCGCTGGCGGGACTCGGGCATGATGGGCGCCCCGTCCAACGACCATCCCCGCTGCTTTTGGCGGGCGGACGTGGAGGAGGCCGCCAGGCTGCTCGCCGAGATCATCCGCGAGGTGCGCCCGCAGGTGATCGTCACCTACGACGAGCACGGCCACTACGGGCACCCCGACCACATCCAGGCCCACCGGGTGACGGTGCGGGCGCGTGAGCTGGCCGCCGACCCCGCCCACGGCGAGGGCGAGCCCTGGTCGGCCGCCAAGCTCTACGCCACCGCCACGCCGCGCACGGTGCTGGCCCGGTCGATCGCGCTGATGCGCGACTCCCGCCACCCCTTCGAACGGGTCTCCAGCATCGACCAGCTCGGCTACGGGGTGCCCGACGACCAGGTCACCACGGTGGTGGATGCCCGCGCCCACCTGCCGGCCAAGCTGGCGGCGCTGCGCGCCCACCGCACCCAGGTCGTGGTGGCCTCCGAAGGGCCGTTCTTCGCGCTGTCCAACAACATCGGGCAGCAGGCGTTCGGCGCCGAGTACTACACCCTGCTGGACGGGCCGCGCGGCCCGGCGGTGGCCGACGGACGCGAAAGCGGGCTGTTTTCGGGGCTGCCCGGCCTGGAGTAG